The proteins below come from a single Malus sylvestris chromosome 3, drMalSylv7.2, whole genome shotgun sequence genomic window:
- the LOC126614622 gene encoding uncharacterized protein LOC126614622, which translates to MGCAGSSQTKGDGTLKKVRKPKPWKHPQPLTKSQLLQLREEFWDTAPHYGGRKEIWDALRAASEADISLAQAIVDSAGVIVQNADLTICYDERGAKYELPKYVLSEPTNLIRES; encoded by the exons ATGGGTTGTGCTGGATCGTCACAGACCAAAGGAGACG GGACATTGAAGAAGGTTCGGAAGCCAAAACCTTGGAAGCATCCTCAGCCATTAACAAAGTCTCAGCTTTTGCAGTTGCGTGAAGAGTTTTGGGACACTGCTCCTCACTATGGAGGCAGGAAAG AGATTTGGGATGCACTTCGAGCTGCTTCTGAAGCAGATATAAGCCTTGCACAAGCGATTGTGGACAGTGCTGGGGTCATTGTTCAAAATGCTGATTTAACAATTTGCTACGACGAAAGAG GTGCAAAATATGAACTACCGAAGTATGTTTTGAGCGAACCAACCAACTTAATTCGAGAGAGCTGA
- the LOC126614613 gene encoding uncharacterized protein LOC126614613 isoform X1 → METLGIIQDIETLVSDQLQVASYKWLSRNYFVSSNAAKRLLQEFVEKHGNGFEVVYVLAGWLKSDPSSYHIRLVSGPKLAEAKEEFDGNCSVGVYSVQACIPKDPAALWNAEFVQAEKLFKQAPMVENCLRDNRFCGISNSFVKRNVDGAPLSTESPQLNSEAVIGQPENSNWGSSSNSKREAKWAQMRREDEESDEEVQVRRNKQNIAAAMAADMECQPTKEQPQWGGSIAGRSYKPRNRAMMHVNLMNNYFDPNSVYTEEDFRRDVQQANKRPADKEKVQNENSSSASGGSLANFWGQASVKSKSDAPEKYNNSIPDHTGASAEPQTCAREAVTGSSDDDGQQVNFKRSSNGGGTRKRRVVFDFSDDDEDAVNLASREIPKGQSCLYLKESNKVMVPERPNLNFDKQVEDNPKVKEEISVDGESNQPFREDPSVVKKVINAGIILKEKKRIPEKDVNKVDKPTNAASSSPKRRKVVKTVIDDRGREVTEVIWEGEETEAKKADSDIIKTADSDILKKSDNKAASAVNRPPAAKKSVGNTAPTNATGKAGNKKGVNKDPKQGNILSFFKKV, encoded by the exons atGGAAACCCTGGGAATCATCCAAGACATCGAAACCCTCGTATCCGATCAACTTCAAGTG GCTTCGTACAAGTGGCTGAGTCGAAATTACTTTGTGTCTTCCAATGCTGCAAAGAG GTTACTCCAAGAGTTTGTTGAAAAACATGGAAATGGGTTCGAAGTGGTGTATGTTTTGGCCGGCTGGTTGAAGAGCGATCCTTCGAGCTACCATATAAGGCTTGTTTCTGGGCCTAAACTTGCAG AAGCAAAAGAAGAATTTGATGGCAACTGCTCAGTCGGGGTTTATAGTGTGCAAGCTTGCATCCCAAAGGATCCAGCTGCACTGTGGAATGCTGAATTTGTGCAAGCGGAAAAGCTCTTTAAGCAGGCTCCTATGGTTGAGAATTGCTTGAGAGATAACAG GTTTTGTGGGATTTCCAATTCCTTTGTTAAGCGTAATGTGGACGGAGCACCATTGAGCACTGAATCTCCGCAACTTAACTCTGAGGCAGTAATAGGGCAACCAGAaa attccaactgggggtcctcatccaattccaaaagagaagcgaaatgggcgcaaatgagacgagaagatgaggagtctgatgaagaagttcaagtaaggcgtaacaaacaaaacatagcagcagccatggctgcggACATGGAGTGTCAACCAACTaaggaacaacctcaatggggtggctctattgctggtcgctcttacaaaccacgaaacagagcGATGATGCATGtcaatctgatgaacaactacttcgaccccaactcggtgtacacggaagaggatttcagacgtGATGTCCAACAG GCTAACAAACGTCCTGCAGACAAAGAAAAAGTCCAGAATGAGAATAGCTCCTCTGCTTCTGGAGGTTCATTGGCGAATTTCTGGGGCCAGGCATCTGTGAAGTCAAAGTCAGATGCTccagagaaatataataattCCATTCCTGATCATACTG GAGCTAGTGCAGAGCCTCAAACTTGTGCTCGAGAAGCAGTAACGGGTAGCAGTGACGATGATGGTCAACAAGTTAATTTTAAGAGATCTTCCAACGGTGGGGGCACTCGGAAAAGGAGGGTTGTCTTTGATTTCTCAGATGACGATGAAGATGCAGTTAATTTAGCATCACGGGAGATTCCAAAAGGGCAATCATGCCTATATCTGAAAGAAAGCAATAAAGTTATGGTTCCAGAGAGAccgaatttgaattttgacaaGCAGGTAGAAGATAACCCCAAGGTTAAGGAAGAAATATCTGTTGATGGGGAATCCAACCAACCTTTCAGAGAAGATCCTTCAGTTGTCAAAAAAGTGATTAATGCTGGGATTATCCTTAAAGAGAAGAAACGTATTCCTGAAAAGGATGTGAACAAAGTGGATAAACCCACCAACGCTGCTTCAAGTTCaccgaaaagaagaaaagttgtgaagaCAGTGATTGATGATAGAGGAAGAGAAG TGACTGAAGTAATCTGGGAGGGTGAGGAAACAGAAGCAAAGAAAGCCGACAGTGATATAATCAAGACAGCCGACAGTGATATACTCAAGAAATCTGATAATAAAGCTGCCAGTGCTGTTAACAG GCCTCCTGCAGCTAAGAAGTCAGTGGGAAACACGGCTCCAACAAATGCAACAGGGAAAGCGggaaacaagaaaggagtaaaCAAGGATCCTAAGCAAGGAAATATTCTTTCATTCTTCAAGAAGGTCTAA
- the LOC126614613 gene encoding uncharacterized protein LOC126614613 isoform X2, producing the protein METLGIIQDIETLVSDQLQVASYKWLSRNYFVSSNAAKRLLQEFVEKHGNGFEVVYVLAGWLKSDPSSYHIRLVSGPKLAEAKEEFDGNCSVGVYSVQACIPKDPAALWNAEFVQAEKLFKQAPMVENCLRDNRFCGISNSFVKRNVDGAPLSTESPQLNSEAVIGQPESNLAHQSIPIPKHVKNKGQQSSPKISLQPTNVVKDVKSEINGTRVFGQANKRPADKEKVQNENSSSASGGSLANFWGQASVKSKSDAPEKYNNSIPDHTGASAEPQTCAREAVTGSSDDDGQQVNFKRSSNGGGTRKRRVVFDFSDDDEDAVNLASREIPKGQSCLYLKESNKVMVPERPNLNFDKQVEDNPKVKEEISVDGESNQPFREDPSVVKKVINAGIILKEKKRIPEKDVNKVDKPTNAASSSPKRRKVVKTVIDDRGREVTEVIWEGEETEAKKADSDIIKTADSDILKKSDNKAASAVNRPPAAKKSVGNTAPTNATGKAGNKKGVNKDPKQGNILSFFKKV; encoded by the exons atGGAAACCCTGGGAATCATCCAAGACATCGAAACCCTCGTATCCGATCAACTTCAAGTG GCTTCGTACAAGTGGCTGAGTCGAAATTACTTTGTGTCTTCCAATGCTGCAAAGAG GTTACTCCAAGAGTTTGTTGAAAAACATGGAAATGGGTTCGAAGTGGTGTATGTTTTGGCCGGCTGGTTGAAGAGCGATCCTTCGAGCTACCATATAAGGCTTGTTTCTGGGCCTAAACTTGCAG AAGCAAAAGAAGAATTTGATGGCAACTGCTCAGTCGGGGTTTATAGTGTGCAAGCTTGCATCCCAAAGGATCCAGCTGCACTGTGGAATGCTGAATTTGTGCAAGCGGAAAAGCTCTTTAAGCAGGCTCCTATGGTTGAGAATTGCTTGAGAGATAACAG GTTTTGTGGGATTTCCAATTCCTTTGTTAAGCGTAATGTGGACGGAGCACCATTGAGCACTGAATCTCCGCAACTTAACTCTGAGGCAGTAATAGGGCAACCAGAaagtaa tttAGCTCATCAAAGTATCCCAATTCCAAAACATGTCAAGAATAAAGGACAGCAATCTAGCCCAAAAATCAGTTTACAGCCTACTAATGTGGTCAAAGATGTCAAAAGTGAAATTAATGGAACAAGAGTTTTTGGTCAGGCTAACAAACGTCCTGCAGACAAAGAAAAAGTCCAGAATGAGAATAGCTCCTCTGCTTCTGGAGGTTCATTGGCGAATTTCTGGGGCCAGGCATCTGTGAAGTCAAAGTCAGATGCTccagagaaatataataattCCATTCCTGATCATACTG GAGCTAGTGCAGAGCCTCAAACTTGTGCTCGAGAAGCAGTAACGGGTAGCAGTGACGATGATGGTCAACAAGTTAATTTTAAGAGATCTTCCAACGGTGGGGGCACTCGGAAAAGGAGGGTTGTCTTTGATTTCTCAGATGACGATGAAGATGCAGTTAATTTAGCATCACGGGAGATTCCAAAAGGGCAATCATGCCTATATCTGAAAGAAAGCAATAAAGTTATGGTTCCAGAGAGAccgaatttgaattttgacaaGCAGGTAGAAGATAACCCCAAGGTTAAGGAAGAAATATCTGTTGATGGGGAATCCAACCAACCTTTCAGAGAAGATCCTTCAGTTGTCAAAAAAGTGATTAATGCTGGGATTATCCTTAAAGAGAAGAAACGTATTCCTGAAAAGGATGTGAACAAAGTGGATAAACCCACCAACGCTGCTTCAAGTTCaccgaaaagaagaaaagttgtgaagaCAGTGATTGATGATAGAGGAAGAGAAG TGACTGAAGTAATCTGGGAGGGTGAGGAAACAGAAGCAAAGAAAGCCGACAGTGATATAATCAAGACAGCCGACAGTGATATACTCAAGAAATCTGATAATAAAGCTGCCAGTGCTGTTAACAG GCCTCCTGCAGCTAAGAAGTCAGTGGGAAACACGGCTCCAACAAATGCAACAGGGAAAGCGggaaacaagaaaggagtaaaCAAGGATCCTAAGCAAGGAAATATTCTTTCATTCTTCAAGAAGGTCTAA
- the LOC126614617 gene encoding gamma-glutamyl hydrolase 2-like: MSYHLPPHPLFQIAVLKRFLGTVLPLNALQLLTNSTSTPTPDPSESTSSDVQTAAVSPKTTPAEMWSYLWIAFLISLSKELSLAKAQVPVLLPSQLGTSESSSSKCTAPDPKINYRPVIGILSHPGDGASGRLSNASTASYIAASYVKFVELAGARVIPLIYNEPPDILFQKLDLVNGVLFTGGWAKSGLYYDVAERIFKKIIEKNEAGDHFPLYAICLGFELLAMIISKNKKILESFSAVDAASTLQFTENAVIEGTVFQRFPPDLLKKLSTDCLVMQNHKYGISPERLIENENLSSFFKILTTCTDEDDKVYVSTVDAYNYPVTAFQWHPEKNAFEWGLPMIPHSEDAIQVTQHAANFLVSEARKSLNRPPAGEVLDNLIYNYSPTFCGKAGRGFDEVYIFTQPSLAHL; this comes from the exons ATGTCATATCaccttcctcctcatcctcttttCCAGATTGCTGTACTAAAACGCTTCCTAGGCACAGTTCTTCCCCTAAATGCCCTCCAGCTTCTCACTAATTCCACGTCCACCCCAACACCCGACCCTTCCGAGTCCACCTCCTCCGACGTCCAAACCGCCGCCGTCTCACCAAAAACGACACCGGCAGAGATGTGGAGCTACCTCTGGATTGCTTTCCTAATCTCCTTGTCCAAAGAGCTGAGCTTGGCCAAGGCCCAGGTGCCGGTTCTCTTGCCGAGTCAACTCGGAACATCGGAATCGTCCTCGTCCAAGTGTACGGCCCCCGACCCCAAGATCAACTACCGGCCGGTGATAGGTATCCTGAGCCACCCTGGCGACGGCGCTTCCGGCCGGCTGAGCAACGCCTCCACGGCGTCGTATATCGCAGCTTCTTACGTCAAGTTCGTTGAATTGGCTGGAGCTCGTGTTATTCCTCTCATCTACAACGAACCTCCCGATATACTTTTCCAG AAGCTCGACCTCGTCAATGGCGTGCTTTTCACCGGAGGATGGGCTAAAAGTGGTTTGTACTATGACGTTGCCGAGAGAATATTTAAG AAAATTATAGAGAAGAATGAGGCTGGAGATCATTTTCCATTATACGCCATCTGCTTAGGTTTTGAACTTCTAGCAATGATCATCAGCAAG AACAAGAAAATTCTGGAGTCATTCAGTGCAGTAGATGCGGCCTCAACTTTACAATTTACCGAGAATGCCGTTATTGAAGGAACTGTttttcaaag ATTTCCTCCGGACTTGCTTAAGAAGTTGAGTACAGATTGTCTTGTAATGCAAAACCATAAA TATGGTATCTCACCAGAGAGGCTTATAGAGAACGAGAATCTGTCGAGTTTCTTTAAGATCTTGACAACTTGTACTGATGAAGATGATAAG GTCTATGTGTCCACAGTAGACGCATACAACTATCCTGTGACTGCCTTCCAATGGCATCCAGAG AAAAATGCTTTCGAATGGGGCTTACCAATGATTCCGCACTCAGAGGATGCTATTCAAGTGACCCAGCACGCTGCAAACTTCTTGGTCAG TGAGGCAAGGAAGTCATTAAACAGACCGCCTGCCGGGGAAGTCCTTGACAATCTCATCTACAACTACAGTCCCACTTTTTGTGGGAAGGCTGG GAGGGGATTCGACGAAGTTTACATCTTTACGCAACCTTCACTCGctcatttgtaa